ATGGGTCAAGATGGGTCAGAGTACATGAGAGGAAGAGAGCGTCCCGGGTGCGCATTCCAAGGCATCAGCAAACTGGAAAGAGAAGTAAAGGCCATATTGGCAACATAGTTCCCTTGAGGGGAGAGAAGATGAAGAACTGCGGGTTGAGAATAGGACTCTTGCCAACTGTACTGTAGTACTGAGCTGGGCTGTGCTGAAGTAGAGGGAAACAATGAGGACAGAAAACAAGTGAGTAAAGAGAAAGGAATAGAGACTATGTGTGAGAAATTCTTCTGTATTGTGATGGAAATGTACATAATGTAATGTAATGAAATGTACATAAAGATGTGTACCCGCTAACTACTGTATATAATTCACACAAAGTTTTCGTTAAGTAAAGAGTTTATTTTTACTGGTGGTCTCCCGCATTGAAGTCCTCAACATCTGGTCCAGGTCAACCAAAGTCATAGGGAACATGCAGCCTCCAAGGGTGTAGTGTCCTCATGGATGAAGCCCACAcatccagccaggacccccaccttcatgtaacatACTGGGCTGTAAGAGAGGAGTATCTCTCCCACGGCTACTACCCTGCACAACGATACCTAAGggcttttttgttttgctttttgcttccctGAGCTATTGGAGCCTGCATAAAACACCAACATCAGAGTCCCCTCCCCTCCTGGTATATGAGCTCTTTGATTTCTAATTGCTCATTTGATGGCAGTTGCAGTCTCACCATGGACCAGTTTCGCAATACATGAgtaggaaggaatgaaactccttaaaAGTGATCTAAGAAAGGAGGACCACTATTTTTTACGGTAACAGTGGGCCACCTTTCCTGCCGGGCACCTGTGTAAGCTGCACAGGCTGAATTTATTATTAGCCTGACTTTGATGATGGCCGCCTAATAGTACAATGCAAAAGTGAGGTCTGTAATATGGAAGACAAGACAAAAAGACGAGTCAGCTGCCTTAGTACCTTTTAGTCATGGCAGTCAATCAGATTCAAAACTTAAGAGAGTATGTGAAAAGTCTTTGGTTTTATAAATATGTCTATAATACATCTGTAATAGTGCCCCATGTTGTTTCTCCCATGGTCGGAGGTCCAACTTCAGTGCTGGATGCACATGCTTAGTAGCTTCCCCACTATACCCAAAGTAATGCTGGCACCCCTGCATGGTTCCCCTTCACCTTCCATGCAGGATCGCAGGCATGCTCACCACTGTGGCCGCGTGGTCACCTCCCCATCTCTCGGCATGTGTCCCTGCTTCTTGCTTTATGTGCACGCCACATAGACAGGAATGCAATTATAGTGAGCGAGGCCGGACAGGTTTAATCAGAATGTGGCTAGAACAATTCAAATTGCATACCTGCATTCACACGAGCGCCCGATTACAGCGCCAACAAtgaagaatcctcacagcgtgcagtacACATGGTGTGAGGACTCACAAGTATACAGTCATAGAGAGAGTGACTGCAGTCTTGTACCCCAAGGCCTCACAACTCCTTTAATAAGATTTATTTTTTCAATTCATGGGATAAACCCTATTCACTTTCCTTACGTGATGATTAGTTATCTCCACACAAGTTATTTGAGTGATTGTAAATAAAAGCCACATTTGCAAGATCTGTTCTAACATTCCTTTCTGCTTTAAAGGTTCAATTTTCTTCTATGGAAGACATGAGAATATTGAACAGCACAAATCCTTCTTACTTTGTACTCTCGGGTCTTTCTGATGATCCTCAGCTCGAGATActcctttttgttttatttttgatattttacattATTACTTTGCTGGCTAATATTGGCATCATGCTGACCATCAGTGGAGACTCTCAGCTTCATACTCCCATGTACTTTTTCATTAAGAACCTTTCTTTTTTAGACCTCTGTTACTCTACTATCATAACGCCAAAAACCTTAGCTACTTTCCTTTCAGCTACAAAGACTATTTCATTAATTCAATGTGCAATGCAGATGTATCTGTTTGGTGCTTCAGTAAGCCTTGAATGTTTTCTGCTAGGGATAATGGCTTATGATCGCTATGTTGCAGTCTGTAACCCACTGTTATATATGATAATAATGAAGACGAGGTTCTGCAGGCAACTTGTGGGCTTTGCTTACCTTGGGGGTTACCTCAATGCATCGATTCATACGTCGTGCACGTTCCAATTACCATTCTGCAGGAGCAACAAAATAGACCACTTCTACTGTGATGTCCCACCGCTTCTAAAGCTCTCTTGCATTGACACCACAGTAAATGAGCTTGTGATGTTCATTTTTGGAGGTCTCGCTGAAATCAGCTCTTTGACAACTATTATAGTATCATATAGCTATATAATATCAACCATATTAAACATAAATTCTCAGCAAGGAAGGAAGAAAGCATTCTCTACATGTACATCCCACCTAATGACAGTTGGCTTATTCTACAGCACCATTGTCTTCATGTACCTACGACCGTCTTCTAGCTATGCTATGAGCCAAGACAAAATTGCTTCTGTCTTCTATACTGTTATTATACCCATGATTAACCCATTAATTTATAGCTTAAGAAATAAGGAAGTCACAAGGGCATTCATAAAAATCAGAGACAAATATAGACTTAAATTGATATTATAGTGTGTATATTTACAGGGACAACTCTCTAttattgatgagcgagtgtgctcgttacttgagttttccgagcatgctcggatgatttccgagtatcttgggcgtgctcgtagattatgtttgtgtccccgcagctgcatgatttgctgctgttagacaacctgaacacatgcagagattgcctgttagggaatccccacatgaattcaggctgtctagcagccacaaatcatgcaactGCGAGGACTCAAGCATAATATACGAGCGAGCACGCCCCAGATACTCGGagtacacccgagcatgctcagaaaactcgagtaacgagcatactcggtcATCACTACTCTCTATCTACTTATAGTACATGATTTGTATGATGAAATGAGTAACTTGGTTTTCACATTCCCCTATTAGAGAATTCTGAATTAAATGGTCTGTTCCACAGTTATATTGATGGTGCCAGAAGTGAGTTACTGAACACGTGTGACCACCGACACTGCTCATATGTCCGAGAGGACACTAAAAGTAAATCTAGAAGAATGGATGCTCTTTTGAAGGCTCTTTTCAAAGATCAACATCAAGTATTGATTTGATGGAGATTTTTCTTTGGTATATTTACTTTGCGTTTTATCAGTTgataaaataaactattaacatttatATTCTTGAAATAATTCTTACTTTTCATTTTTccatacctgcctaaaactttttcaCAGTATTATAAGTCAGGAACAAAAATAAAGTTAAAGGGGCTTTTTATTTTTGCTGAATATGAATGTGCCAGTTGTAGTTCTCCACTGATCACATATCAGAAGAAGTTATGCTTCCCATTAATGAGATGTGTGATGATCATGCAATAACAGTTATCCGTGTACTTTATCACTCACAGTCTAACGTCACGTGGTAAAATAAGGCAACTGCATCTCATCTACAGTTTGCCAAAAAGCTCATCTTATACTCTGAAGAGACCAAAAGtatctttttggctacaaaaaagtgcTGTTTTATGAAATTCACACTGTCATTACCAAATACAGTACCTCTTCTATACCTACCATCTTGCTGGCATCATCATACTGTAGAGAAGCCTATTATTTGTAACACGGCTAGGAAAGCTAGAACCTACCCCTTAAAAAGGATGGAAACAATATAAAAAAAGTGAAACATAATGCCATATATAGTAATGGTCTATATACAGAAAGCTAAAGCTATATAGGAGTGGTCTGAAAACCTAAACTCATTCCATTTCCCATTGCTTCTATTCCCTTTTCTTCACACTGTGTTGTCCTATTTCTGTCCTGTTGGATTTATGTCAAGCAGCCTATGTTCCCTGATGTTTTTTGCTCATATCGTATGGGATTACATTTACTTCTGGAAGATGCTTCATAGTAGAGCATGGACAATGCCTATATTAAACATTTCCAGATAACTTAttttctttaaagtgaacctgtcagtaggattttgctaagtaaccttcagacactgtcaggtcagcgccgttatactgagcaaaatgatatcttggttgatgaaatccgtcttgtggttgttgtttaaagggaacctgtcacctgaatttggcgggactggttttgggtcatatgggcggagttttctggtgtttgattcaccctttccttacccgctggctgcatgctggctgcaatattggattgaagttcattctctgtcctccatagtacacgcctgcacaaggcaagattgctttgcgcaggcatgcactacggaggacaaagaatgaacttcaatccaatattgcagccagcatgcagccagcgggtaaggaaagggtgaatcaaacacccgaaaactccgcccatatgacccaaaaccagtcccgccaaattcaggtgacagagtccctttaatctttatttgtagttttcagttaataatATGCTCGTGCTCCGAGGCGGGCTCTGGggagtctttatgtggtgctctgcttagatattcatctgtatggcttctgacaggtcaatgATCCTTTACTGACCTGCCGCCTCTGTTACATACTATATACGTATAATATTGTTGATGATATTGTTGGTAATATTGTTGATCATGTCTATAATACTGTTGGCGATTGTGAGGCTTAgaaattttttttatatccattaaaatggcattggtggcggtgcctgtgcagtagcatgcatttcttaccgataggtgCTACGGCACAGGCGCAGGAGCCATTTTGTTGCAGCCAAATTGTTTTTCCTCACGCAAAATGGCACCATCAGTGGGGCCTGTGCAGTGGCATGTATCTAAGCCAATAGCAGAAGAGTGTATGGCACCACTGCGTCAGCTTTACCTCAAAGTGATGAAATGAGGTTAACCACACTAAATCATGAACGCCATATAGCCTCCAAAAACACCGCTGTAGGTGCTCAATCCATATGGAAGAAAAAAAAGGCAGGAAATCCACAATAACCGAAGAAAATAATGGATGGCACTCACCAATACGGTTTTCACTTGCTTTATTAGACGCTGTGCAGCTCAGGCACGGGAGACATGTGCAAGGTACGGACTACAGCTGTTTCGCTcttcagcgcttcaacgggtccgtaCCTTGCACATGTCTCCTGTGCCTGAGCCGCACAGCATCTAATAAAGCAAGTGAAAACCGCATTGGTGAGTGCCATCTATTATTTTCTTCGGTTATTGTGGATTTAGTAGCATATATCTCTTACTGATAGATGCTGCTGCGCAAGCGTCgctgccattttcctgcagccaaaTTTTGTTTTCCATCAGCAAAATGGTGCCGCCAGTGGCTCTTGTtcagtagcatctatcggtaaggccggtgtcacacttgcaagtgcaatgcaagaaatttgcgcatcaatacctggcactgccgccggcacacgGGACtaaagcgtgcggctgcatagaaatacgtgcAGCCGCACGCTTcggtcccaagtgccagcggcagtgtcgggtattgatgcaagaaactagtgcgagtttctcgcattgcactcacaagtgtgacacctGCCTaaacgatagatgctactgcgcatgcgcctacGCCGCCATTATGCTGCAGCCAATTTTTTTCCCTTAACAAAATGGCACCGAGATGCTATTGCACATGCAACGCCACCAGCGCCATTTTGCTGGACAACAAAAAAATTTGACTGCAGCAAAATGACACTGACAGTGACGCttatgcagtagcatctatcagtaaGAGATAGATGCTATTGCGCAGGTGCTGCCACCGGTGCCATTTTACTGGATGTgaattttttttctaagcctcacaatagccaACAATATTATTAACAATAtcatcaacactattatatgcagtatgcaaaatagagggcaggtcagtgagggatcagtgacctgtcataagcccacccatacagatgaatatgtatatAAGCAGAGGACCACATAAAGCCCCCCACACAGGCCCcacagtttactgagcacaatcatgCTAACggtttccctttaaaggggttgttccatgaCCAAACATTCTGTTGATCAATAGataatgaaaaattaaataatttcACAATTggttatgtttaaaaaattgttgctGTGTAACCTGTTCATTTCCTCTAAGTAGCGATTGTATTTTTTATACCAGAGGTCCTTTCAGGCAGTCTTAATAAATCAAAGCAGTGCATTACGAGTTGGACGGCCATCTATATACACTGTTTTTCAGGTTTTTAAGTTTGTTTCAGGTGACTGAGCCTGCTGTATTACCCCAGTGTGGTTTAGTATGGTGAACACAAAAGGTCCTCTACTACAGAAAATAAGATCACTAATTAGAGGAAACTAGCAACTAACAGGTAGAGAGaggagtaatatcaaataaatcatCAGCTAGGACAGCCCCTGCCAATGGCATCAGTAAAATCCTTAAAGAATATCCATCTTTACGTATTCTCCCTTTCTTGATAACTTGtgtaagattaaagggaacctgtcaccctgttttttgagattgagatataaatactgttaaatagggcctgcgctgtgtgttactatagtgtatgtagtgtaccccgattccccacctatgctgagaaataacttaccaaagtcgccgttttcgcctgtcaatcaggctggtcaggtcgggagagcgtgttcacagcgctggttcttcctcagctttacgttggtggcgtagtggtgtccgcatgttgaggtgactaatccactgtgggcacgtgaacaagcagcgttcgatctgcgctgtcatccctttcgtcggtgggggcggccatcttcctggggccgcgcgtgtgcagatcgagtgctctgctgcacggggcttcaggaaaatggccgcgggatgccgcgcgtgcgcattagagatcgcggcggccattttcccaaagccgagtttgcatctcggctttgggaaaatggccgccgcgatctctaatgcgcacgcgcggcatcccgcggccattttcctgaagccccgtgcagcagagcactcgatctgcgcacgcacgCACATCTCTGCACAGCAACTTTTTTTTAATCACATGTAAGGTTGTGTTGGGGTCAATTTATACCCTGCATCCCTTCCTAGAAAAATGGGTGGGTATGTTTTAAGTGTAACATGGTTTACTATGTGATGACATATGTGTAATGTACAGTTGTGTATTTTTTATAAGACTAGGGACGGAGATAGGAAACTATAACACAAGTGTAAGATTTAGTTAGAGTAGTAAGAACGGTTAGAACTGGGTTTAGTACAGTGCAGGGCACTGTAGATTAGGCCGTTAGGTAAGTTCAGTACAGAAATAGTTAAGGAAATAGGGAATTTCCCAGTTGGGAGGGATAAGAGTAGGTATAGTTGGGACACTGTGTCAaagaaaatggttaataaataaccaaAAAGAGTATAaacttttaaaaaattattttattaaattctataaataataaaaaatcgcTACAATACAGAAATACTACTGGACATTTACAAAAGAATGGGGACACAACATCATCTACTATATCATGTAGTGCATTGGTGCCTTGTCAAGCTGGTTGTATTCAGAAAAAACAATATCAGGGGTCAAATTCCCCTTATGTGGAACGATGGTCACATCAGGAAACTGTATACTAAAACAAGCAAGATGGCAACACTTACATCAATATGAATTTGGAAAGAGGGTCCccaccaccccaacgcacgtttcgtatcAAGACTTCATCAGGAAGCATGGCTGACACCATATTTAGAGAACAAATCACCAATCACAACATTACAATAAGGAGGTGTGTGTGATAGACAGAAAGACCGTGTAATCAAAAGCAACGCTTTTAGCCAATTAAGTCTCTTTTCCGGGAGGTATGTATGTCATGTGAAAGATCACGCGACTTTATACTGCAGAAGAATTGCTCAAGGACCTGGTAAACTAATGGCGCTATGCAGCCAATTAGATCTCCTCCTCTAGGGGGTATGTATGTCACGTATATAGTCACGTGACTTACTTCAGCGGAGTTTGCTGAAGGACCTGATCCACTTATGGCGCATGCGCCCTCAACCCACCGTCCCCCAGGAGACGAGCCGACTCGCGGCACCTCAATACCGTGCATCGGATCATCATGGAGATGACACAGACACCCGGGATTGAATCAGCCGCTCGTCAGCGCATCTGTGACACAGGAAGAGATAGCGCATGCGCACATGGACCAGGGCCAAATACCTATCGCTGCAGGTACAGTAAGTTTAACTCAAGATGGTATTTGAGCAGCCATAGGAATTAAAAATTAAGATGATATTATAAAATAGCAACTCTAGTTCACATGATACATTTTATAGATTGCATACAATTGTTTCTGTTGCTAGATTTAAAGGGAAATGCATATTTCACTATTATTATTAGTGTGACACCATGAGCCTATAATCATTAtaaaaataagtacagaatacatTGATTACAATTTATAGTGTATTGATGAAAAaactattattaaccccttaacgactgcggatatgccttttaacggcggtagttaagggtacttaaaccacagcgccgttaaataacagcgctgtggaaaaagtgtatagcacccccaggATCAGATTTTcttcggggtctcagctgccgggggtagccgagaccccagagaacatgattcgggtcggcgaGCGCAAAAAAAAAAGCACGATTTGCTATTTAATTTCTTTGTCTTCCTATGTGATCGCACattggacagagaaatagggtccccgatccctcCACGATACCTCCCGGTGCTCCTCGGCCCTCGTGCTTCCCCCTATGGGTGCTGCCATCTTCTCCTGGGAAGAAAATGGCTGGCGTATACATAGTGCGCCAGCCGGATCTACCGGCCGGCACCTGGCAGATCTCGGTGTCTCAGCTGCCAGAGGtagtcgagaccccaaagaacatgattcggctcagtttttactgacccctaTTTTGCAATCGCCGTTACTAACCATGTAACGGTGGccgcaaaaaaaagtctgatgtgccatttaatttctctctcctctgatgtgatcgcacatcagaggtgtGATGcactgacccctgttacagctagggggcgctgtaggtGCTCCTCaggatgcgcatggaggcgtatctgtgattatgatggtgaaacagtgacgggcaggattgtaaatggccagtatgtgtcgcagagggagtctgcgctgtaagcctgaagtaatgttgttctgggacctctaGTCCTACAAGTATTTCtatagttaaaagggaggcttgcagggttagctggagagctgggtgggtctggctaaccacacacatacCACCCATTTATATGGTCTCTGTAATGGAAAGTGTGTAGATCCTGGAAGGCTTGTGTCTTGAGAGGTCCTGTGGGTGGACCGGATCCCAGAACAGCACACTGAGAGGCCGTGGATCTGAAGACTTGTGTGTTGAGAGATCCTGTATGCCAAGTCTGCAATGGCACTGCATTAGGgaagctacagcccatctgaggatctggactgtcaggtggcctagtgaggAGGGCATTGTTTTGGATGGTGAactcagttcggcagcttccctgggaacaaggactgacgaggagtcagcgtgtggagcaggagccccAGAAAGGTAACCCAAGagttggggaactgtgtgcactgacagggggtcagttaatgaactgtgtggtcacccatggtaactggacagagtaaggtccagcatgtatagagactgcaacttaatgtcatctgttggtgcctaTGGAGTTCTATgaagtatataatgaactgtgcatgacccggtttgtgactgcataataaaccacatggactgtttaataaagaaaatcttgctaagtgagtgtccccaacacatgcagtaagcgctatctcatagaggagagagaaatagagtccccgatcaccccccccccccccccgggtaccTCCGTTGTCCCTCCATGGCCCCCTGAAGTCTGCAGTGCGCTcgctgagatctgccggccggcaccagtcaccaataggaagatttttcctattggtttattttggTCACCGTGATAgaccctatcgcagtgatcaaaataaaaaaaaaaatagtaaataaaccctccTTTATAACTCccatagttaggaaaaaataataaaataaagaaaatgtatttatttccattttcgaattagggttacagttgggctaaagtgagttgggctaaagttaggattagggttggggctaaagttagggttagagttgggattaggattagggctaggtttgagattagggttagggttggggttagggttgggattagggttaggtttgggattagggttaggtttgggattagggttatggttaaggttgggattaggggtgtattgggattagggttaggtttgtggttagggttatggttagggttgggattagggttaggggtgtgttggggttagggttaggggtgtgttggggttagggttttgattagggttatggttagggttgggattacggttaggggtgtgttggggttagggttatgattagggttggagttagaattggggggtttccactgtttaggtacatcagggggctcCACCAttcattcctgccaattttgcgttcaaaaggtAAAATGATGCGccatcctttctgagctctgccgtgcacccaaacagtggtttacccccacatatggggcatcagcgtactcaggacaaattggacaacaactttttggggttcAGGTTCTCCtgctaccattggtaaaataaaaaaattgggggctaaaaaatcatttttgtggaaaaaaattgtttattttcacggctctgcattataaacttctgtgaagcacttaagagttcaaagtgctcgccacacatctagataagttccttgggaagtctagtttccaaaatggggtcacttgtggggggtttatactgtttaggcacatcaggggctctgcaaatgtaacatgatgcccgcagaccattctataaaagtctgcattccaaaacggcgctccttcccttccgagctctgccatgcacccaaacagtggtcccccccccacatatgggatatcagtgtactcagaacaaatttaacaataacttttggggtctaatatctcctgttacccttgtgaaaataaaaatttgggggtgaaaagatcatttttgtggaaaaatatgattttttattttcacggctctacgttataaacttctttgaagcagttgggggttgatagtgctcactacacatctagataagctccttggggggtctagttttcaaaatgaggtcacttgtggggggtttctactgttt
The Ranitomeya imitator isolate aRanImi1 chromosome 3, aRanImi1.pri, whole genome shotgun sequence genome window above contains:
- the LOC138671737 gene encoding olfactory receptor 5AP2-like yields the protein MEDMRILNSTNPSYFVLSGLSDDPQLEILLFVLFLIFYIITLLANIGIMLTISGDSQLHTPMYFFIKNLSFLDLCYSTIITPKTLATFLSATKTISLIQCAMQMYLFGASVSLECFLLGIMAYDRYVAVCNPLLYMIIMKTRFCRQLVGFAYLGGYLNASIHTSCTFQLPFCRSNKIDHFYCDVPPLLKLSCIDTTVNELVMFIFGGLAEISSLTTIIVSYSYIISTILNINSQQGRKKAFSTCTSHLMTVGLFYSTIVFMYLRPSSSYAMSQDKIASVFYTVIIPMINPLIYSLRNKEVTRAFIKIRDKYRLKLIL